In Syngnathoides biaculeatus isolate LvHL_M chromosome 19, ASM1980259v1, whole genome shotgun sequence, the genomic window GTAGCCACTTCAAATGTGAACCAAACAGATGAAACAAGTGTAGACTCTACAAACAACGTGCACCTGCCTTGTCAGTTACACCGCAAACGTTATGCATTAAGTTTCTGGAGGAAAAATATGTGCAACTCTAACTCACCTTTATCTGTTGCGCTTGTTTGCCAGTTTCAGTTGACTGATATTGTGCCTGGTgggatacataaaaaaaaagttcaagtgctaTTTTTAACCAGCATTGGAACTTAACGGtaattaacaacaaaaatattcccTGATCCTGAAATAGCAgatcaacaaaaacagaatagaacAAGAGCACAATTCCTTAAAGTCTGTAAAGATTCCAGTGGTAATAAAACTAGGAATTAAAAGCATAAATTCTGGAGATAGTCGAGTAGATGAGATAAAATTCAGATAGTTACGGGTTTTAAAACTCTGTGCTTTGCTTCGTGAGTTGCCACTTTGGACAGATAAAGTGCAGACAAAGCTTTGACGGAGACACACAGTTTCTCCCTCTCTTGGACAGAGGAGTTTTCTCGGAAGTCGGTGACTGGCCTCTGTTTTTCATCTGCAGATAAAGCACAACTTCACACGTAAGATGCCGAGATGCAATAAGACATGTCATGGTGGAAAAACAAAGCGATAAAACCTTTGATGCTATCGGGATTTTGCTACCGCGCTCACGTCGAAGCTTTTACGTAGCAGCTGCCGTGCgtccaaattaaaaatataccaCTTGTCATGGGAAGGGAAGTTACCTGACTCCCCTGACACACATTCTGACGTACTGTAGTCTTGAGCGAAACTACACACAAATCAGCACTCACCATCAACTGGCGTATCCTTAAAAATCAGTCTCTGTGTCTCTCTTAGTAATTTCGTTTTCGTATCCTTGCTGCGCTCACAAGCTATCTGGCACTCCTGCCCGAGTGACAGCTGACCGTCGCAAACCCACGCTTGCATTTATTCCGGGGTTCGTACACAAGCTATTTCTGTCCCGTGCCGAAGTGGTCCACTGCATTTGCGCCAGGTGGAGTCACTCACTGGCTGTTGCAAAGTCAACCCCTTCACGTTTTCATTCATACCACGAGCTACTTTGACCCCCAGTCAGGCTTAGCTTTCTAGGGCCTGGTAGGCACATAGAATCTAGGGAATGTGCCCCAAGCGAGCTGTTTTACTTTTTAGTTTGGCTTGTGTTGTGGAACTAATGTGACACATTGTTGTCGAGCACTAACCGATGCTAACACAGTTCTAAAATGATGGTCGCTGaatatatttgtatgaaaatcaGGAAGTGCAGAAGTTAATAGCGCTCAGTTCATAACTTTGTATCGTGAATACAATGCTAAATAGCTTTTCAGAACAGTCCCTGTCCTTAATATTGTCAGCTGGGTGAGACAGTAGTTCAAAATaagttgtgtgtattttacgTAGTGCTTTTTTAATGAGGGTTCATCTGTGCAAAGTTTAACGTAGATCAAAGTCTGGGAGTAGGTTTGTGTTTATGGTTTTATGGTACTGTAATACACAACTAAATGGTGCATGTATTAGATACTTTGAGATCCCAGTTTCTGTGGCGTGACTTCCAATTAGAGACGTACATTATATTTGACGTAATATTTTCATTCTATCGGGAATGATAATTTAGTCTCGTACTCACCGGCTTCAGAGACCACAGTTCTTTCAACATTTCCAATTGTTTTCCTTCTTTCTGTCCGGGTTTGCGTCTCCGCCTGAATGAATACAGTACGAAAGTATTGCCACACATGCCCAAGAAGGGGAAAGGAAAATATGGAGTTGATCTGTCGCATTGCAGCTACTTTATAACTATTTAGAGAAGACTTGTGGGACCTTTTGAATATTTAGTTCCTCCCGCAGCAAGTTAAGATATCACCTTTGCGACTGTACTCTCTTTTCTGTGTATTCAGTATGTTTCTTCACCTTTTGTGGAGCATTCCCTTCCTCCGCGTCTCTCTTACTGGAATGCACTGAGGCCTTGCAAGCCTTCTGCTCCTCTGCTAACTTCTTCATCTCTCCATCCGTCACTGGCTCGGCATCTCTGGAAGGCTTGGCTTCATCTGCCAATCTGAAAGCGCTTGCCGGCTTATTTCTCGACTCAAACCGTGCCATCAGGGACTCGATTGACACGTTGGAGTTGCTTTGAAGGCTTCCCGTGGATTTGCTGCGACTCAAACTGGTTTTAGGCAAAGAACGTTCCCATTTGTCGTTTCCGGTCTTGGGAGGCTCCAGCTGAGGTGCTTTGCTTTCCTGTGGGCCGTTCACTGGTGGAGTCGTCACTGTATTCTTACATCGGGAAAAGGTTCTGTTAATTCTACACATAAGTACATCAATATGTTGCAAAGTGGAACGTTACCGCTTGAACTGATGGCTTCGGTtttgtgtcacttttttttgaaGTGATGGGATCATCTCCAGTTGTGGTTTGATATCTGTTTGGGGCATAAGgaagcattaaaaatgtatgcatgGTTTATTAAAATAGATCACCAGGACAGTACTTCCTGCACCTTTGGACCAACTTGGACACGGACACAGTCCTGCTGATAATCGTGGCATCCATCCTGGCTGGTTTGTCGTATGATGTGTGGACGCTACGCAGCGACTGGCTCCGCGTCATCGTGctcttcatttccatggtcGAGTGAACCTGTAATTTTGGGCTTTTTCCAATGTGTCTGATGTTCTGATGGTTAAACAGTTGGAGAATATTTTGACTGGCGAGGGGCATTTTGTCAGTCTTACTGTCAACAGAAAGTGGTTCCTCCAGTCTCATTAGGCTGAGTTTATACGACAGAACTTAGTGCCCCGTTCCGAGTCGTGCCGATATCTACTTCCATATATATTTCAAGTGATACATATCTGATATGGCTGTTTACATTCACAGAACACCTGCAAGATCTTGCACGGATAATCCCTCACTCACTCCACAACTGTCAACACGCATCTTTTAAGACTAGGTAGGGGTGATCGGAATTGCCGATAGCTAGCGAAGCTGACTACTACGCTCTCCCGCAACCATCATATTTTCACATGTGCAGACGTATGACGATTAT contains:
- the LOC133492669 gene encoding LIM domain-containing protein isoform X1, whose amino-acid sequence is MRLEEPLSVDSKTDKMPLASQNILQLFNHQNIRHIGKSPKLQVHSTMEMKSTMTRSQSLRSVHTSYDKPARMDATIISRTVSVSKLVQRYQTTTGDDPITSKKSDTKPKPSVQANTVTTPPVNGPQESKAPQLEPPKTGNDKWERSLPKTSLSRSKSTGSLQSNSNVSIESLMARFESRNKPASAFRLADEAKPSRDAEPVTDGEMKKLAEEQKACKASVHSSKRDAEEGNAPQKAETQTRTERRKTIGNVERTVVSEADEKQRPVTDFRENSSVQEREKLCVSVKALSALYLSKVATHEAKHRVLKPAQYQSTETGKQAQQIKFQPSRQETCSACLKPVYPMEKMTADKYIFHKRCFCCKKCKKTLSMINYAPLHGEFYCVFHYRQLFQKKGNYDEGFGRTQHKNRWLLKTACAESEA
- the LOC133492669 gene encoding LIM domain-containing protein isoform X2: MEMKSTMTRSQSLRSVHTSYDKPARMDATIISRTVSVSKLVQRYQTTTGDDPITSKKSDTKPKPSVQANTVTTPPVNGPQESKAPQLEPPKTGNDKWERSLPKTSLSRSKSTGSLQSNSNVSIESLMARFESRNKPASAFRLADEAKPSRDAEPVTDGEMKKLAEEQKACKASVHSSKRDAEEGNAPQKAETQTRTERRKTIGNVERTVVSEADEKQRPVTDFRENSSVQEREKLCVSVKALSALYLSKVATHEAKHRVLKPAQYQSTETGKQAQQIKFQPSRQETCSACLKPVYPMEKMTADKYIFHKRCFCCKKCKKTLSMINYAPLHGEFYCVFHYRQLFQKKGNYDEGFGRTQHKNRWLLKTACAESEA